CATAGTGCAGCGCTTGGACAACTGTACTTTTGCCAGCACTGTTCGCGCCGAAGAGCATGGTCAGGGGCTTCAGCTTGATGCGGCACGGCCCCTTGATGCCTTTGAAATTTTCCAGCGTGATGGCGGTAATAACCATGAGTCTCTCCTGAATACTAAGCAGCAAGCCACAATGTGGCGATCTCTGTACATGCAGCCTGTACGTGCTGCATGTTGCGTTTATAGGCTTTGGGAGCATGTACGACCTTTCCCGCGAACACATCCACAACAAAGCAGTTGTGCGGCTTCACGGAGGCCTCTGACGACAATATTTCGGCCAGGTATCGATAGAGCACTGTGCCAACAATGGGCATGGCTTCATCGGAAAGCGGGTGCGTTTTACCGAGGTAGAGTTTGATGCCGCCCACGATAGCCCCAGATTCGGAATCGGTGAGCAACACTTCTGGCCGGACACTTACATCCATACCCGCCAAGCTCATCTTGGGAACCGAATTCTCACCTTCAACCGGAGTATAGCCGTTGGTAGGAACCTGTTCCGCGATATTGAGAAAAGAAATGAGCGCTTGAGTACAGAGGTCTGCGGTTTGTCCTTCCCAACTTTCCTGATTCGCCATGGCGGAAAGAGATGCTATTGCTCGTTGTAACTGGTCCGTGTTGGGTCTGTGTATGGTGAAATATGCCTTGATGGCCTGTTCGGCCTTGGCATATCGCGCCACAATGAAATCCTTGGGTTCACGTTGTTCCTTAATGATGGTACTCCGACGCCCCGGCAAGGGGGCGGAAAGATACTCCCCGAGTTTGTTCAAAGACATGCGAGGATTCGTACGTTCACGCTGCGTATACATATCGAGAAACTCCCTGCTGGCGACCGGAGTCGCCAGCATGCAAATTGTTCTACTCTGTGGATTAATCGCGACGATCGTCCACTTCTTTGGCAACGCCTTTAAACGGCTTGCCGTCTTCTTTAACGTCCATGAACCTGCCGGTCTCCGTATCTCGTTTTACCCATTGACCAGTATTAGGATTTTGCACCTGCGTGCGATCATTGACGCTACCCTGTCGGTATCCTTTGCCTGTGTTTTTGGCCATTTGTGGCCTCCAAGAGAGTTAAAGAGTTACAGTCATAAGACAAAGCTTTGCTATAAATCCCCCCGGAACGCGCGTTGTTGGAGGGAGGAGAAAATATTATTTGAGACATCTGCAAGCTGTTCAAGTTTCTTCCATGTTACTTTTGCTCTGAGAACCGTATCCGAAAATTGTTGCTGCAATTTCATATCAGGAACGAGCATCTTGAAATTCGACAGTTGTGTTTTGTTGATCGTGGCAATGCCAGTGGTTTGCTTCGCTGCGCATAGAAAATATCTTTTTCCTCGAATACTTCCGATCAAAAAACTGGCGTATTCAGGAAGGACAAACGATGTGTCAAAACGGACTTTGAAAATATGATTTTGGTGTATGCAAGGAGAAATGGATCCATCCCAAACAGCACCCCTGCCCAATTTGTCGGGATCCCCTCCTTCAGTAAGAAGAAGATCACCTTTTTTTATTGAAAACCTTGCTACATCAGTTGGGGAGACGGAAATGGATTTCATGTCAGAAGTATCAATCCAACCATCTTGGACATTCGCAACACGCATGTACGGCACTTCAACAAGCTTTAGTTCCTTGTACTTTTTGCCCTTCGTCACACCAGAACCGATAGATGCAACATTTTTAAGAAGCACTTCATCCCACCCCATAGAATTCGTCACCGGATCACCGAACATTTTTAGAAAAACAGAGCGCAAGAAGGTGTCGGCCAGTGCAATGGCATCCTGACGCTTGCGGCGAATGGTGTCGACCTGGTCCAGAATGGCGGCAATGCGTTTTTGTTCGGGCAGGGGTGGAAGAGGGATTTTTATTTCAGCAACACTCTGAGGTCTTGCTCGAAGTAATGACCCACCAATCCCAGCAACCGTTTGCATAAAAGAATGATGAAAAACATCAGAAAGCAGAACATGTCTGAGGTATTGAGGAAAAAAATCTTTTCCTCTAAATATAATCCACTCACTAGATGCGATTTGTCTGGTCGAGTTAGCTGGCCCGACAATCCACACTCTTCTGATATGGGGCACTATTCGAGATAAAAGTACATCATTTTCTTGGACAACCTTCTTCGACGAACCAATTTCACTACCGAAAAGGATCTCCGGAGAATACTGATCATAGGCTGGAATGCTAAACAATTCAAAAGCTTCATCTGAGAATTTCTTTGGATCTACAGATCCTCCCCGCGAAACCATGTAGTCACCCAATGAAACGTTATTCATTGATCATCCCTTTCAGTACTTTCAAATCGCTCAGAATATCTGTCTCAAGCGCTTCCATCTTTTCAATGATAACTTTAGGCTCGTCGTACCCCTGCTCTTCATACTTATCTTCCTTGTAACGAGTAATGGAGAGGTCGTACTTGCTGTTCACGATATCATTTTTGGGAATGAAGAACGCCTTGCTGCTTCTATCTGTATCCTTTATAGAATCACGATTTTCCCAACGTTCCAGAAGTTGTGGCAAGTCGTTAGCCGTGATCTTGGTGCGTTTGTCATCCAGAGAATAACCGTCGTTTTGCACGTCGTAGAAGAAGACGTCCCGCGTATCGCCGCCCTTGGAGAAAATAAGAATTCCGGTGGAAACTCCCGCGTAGGGCTTGAACACACCAGCAGGCAAGGAGATGACGGCTTCCAACTGATTTTCTTCTACCAGAGCCATACGCAGTGCCAAATGTGCCTGTGAGGAACCAAAAAGTACGCCATCCGGCACGATGACCGCGGCTCTGCCGCCCATCTTCAACATTCGCAGAATAAGCAGAACAAAAAGCAACTCAGTCTTCTTGGTCTTAACCTTTTTCACTAGGGAAGGGTGTACCCGGTCGAAGTCAATAGCACCTTTGAAAGGCGGGTTGGCCAGGATGACGTTAAAGGCGTTTACCGACTTCTCCGGGAAATTGTCAGAGAAGCTGCTGGCCAGGGTATCCTGGTAGTGAATGTGGGGCACTTTCACCCCATGAAGGATCATATTCATTGCCGAGACACGCAGCATGGTGGCGTCAAAATCAAAACCGGTAAGGAAACCGTTGTTGATGTGGTCCTTTTGTTCAGTTCTGAGCTTGTCCAGACTGTAAATTTTTCCCGTTTCCTCTGACTCAAAAATTCCTTCATCGGAAGTGTACGTTTCCATCATATGATGAAGAGTTTCGACCAGAAAGCCGGCTGTGCCGCATGCCGGATCGCATACCTTCTCATCGGGCTTGGGGTCGATCAGTTTGACGATGGTATGAATGATATGTCGCGGTGTTCGGAACTGTCCGGCGATACCCGCCTGATTCAATTTGCTGAGAAGATGTTCGTATAGATTGCCTTTCGTGTCACCACCACCAACCAAGGGCATCTTGTTTACCGCATTGACGGCGAGTTCGACCAGTTCTGGTTTCTGGATCATAAGCTGAGCGCCTTTCATAAAGGAGCCATATCCATCAACCTGTTCAAAATGTTTGAAAATCTCATCGCGTAGTAAAGGGAGAAGTTGAGCGCCGGTTTTGTCATTGAAGTCGCTCCAACGCAGATGCTGCTGGTCCTTCTTGAAAATTCGCTCCTCTTCCTTCAACGCTTTCCCCGTGCGTTTGGCGATCACCTCATGCCTAGTCTCCGTGATGTCCAGAAGTCGGGCAAAGATCAGATACGAGATCTGTTCAATGACCGTGATAGGGTTGGTGATGCCGCCGGAATGAAAATCCAGCCAGAGATTGTCCAATTTGCTCATAATATCTTTCTCAGGAGAGGTCATTTACAGCTCAGTTCGTTTGTAGGTTTCAGGGTCAAAGGTTGTTACTATATCGATGATCGCGTCGATCTGTTCATCATTGTCATGAAATACACCGTCCAGGCCATTGGCGTGCAGGTCGGTGAAAGGGGCGTCGTAAAGCTGGGCAACCTTAATTGCGCCGTTTTTGCTAATGATACGCTGCAAGGTTGTCAGAAAATGACTTTGCATTGGATCCAGCCAGTATTTGGACTGAAAGTGGGCGAATTTCTCCTTTACGACCTCGATTTCCATGCCCACGATGGACCGAAGGATCACGTCCAATGGGGCCGCTTCAGGATAAAATTCGAGTAGGTCGTCGTACTCGACATTGGGTACCTGAGCCACAGCCATGGAAAGGACGGACTTCATTTCCCCTTCACTCACAGACTCCCCTGTCCGGATTTTCTTGAGTGTGACGTTCTCAGTAAACAGAGGTTCAAGTACCGCATGCAACCGACGGCGATAGGCCTCCATGTCCATAGCGGTCAGGGTGGTCTTCCGGCGCTGGAACTGAATATCACCATCTTTGACGTCGATCACGGGGATGAGCGGAGGCTGGGTTCCACCTCGCTCTTTGTACTTCATAATGCCCCGTAATTCACTTCGAACTTCTTCTAAGCCATCAAAAGAAACCGAATCCCAAAAATCTTGTTTCAAAATGTTTTTGATAGTCTCGGCCTTTTGGCGAACCTGATTCAGATGCATGGGCAGAAGGGACACCTGATCCTGAATCTCGTTTTTTAAATCCTCAAGCCGACTGCCCTGCACAAGAAGCTCATTCTGGGTGAGGGCAATACGCATATCAAAGGCCTTGGCCTCGGCCCGGCCACGAATATTGACCCATTGCATGAGGGGCGCGATTTCTGCCTTCAGGAGCTGCGCCGTGTCTGGCGAAAATCTTTCAAGCACCTCTATGGGCTCGACAGATCGTTTCTGACGCCACTTGTCGCGCACATTGATACTTGTTTCAGGCAAATCAATAATGTCTTTCTGGATGAGCCTAACGACCTTGCCGAAGATTTCCAGCTCACCTTTTTGGAGAGCGGTTTCCGCCAGTTTGATACGGGCCTCGAAAAGAAGTTGCATCAGTGACTTTTTGGTACCCGGTTCGGCTTCTGTGGCGTTTTCTTCGAAGTAGTCGAAATTTCCCCAATGATCGAAGATACGGAAGATACTCTTGTCCTTGCCGGGACCGTACAAGTCTTTGCACAACCGGGTGCCACGGCCAATCATCTGCCAAAATTTTACATAAGACTTCAATGGCTTGGCAAAGACGAGGTTGACCACCTCCGGCACATCGATTCCAGTGTCAAGCATGTCCACTGACACTGCAATGGTCAGATCATGGTCAGGATCTTTGAAATCATCTATGAGCTGCTCGGCACGAGGATCATAGTTGTCGATGACTTGGCAAAATTTACCTCCAAGTTGAGGATACATCTCGTCAAATAGTTCGACTATGAGCATAGCATGCCGATGGTTTCTGGCAAATATGATGCTTTTGCCTGGAAGCTGCTCCGTGGCGTCGCGAAGACCGTACTCCATGAGATTCTTTATAATTTTACGGTTTGTATCCTTATTGTAGATCTGCTTATCGATTTGCTGCTGCTCGAAGTCGAAAAATTCGGAATCATATCCGCTTTCTTCAAGCTCCTTGCGCTGCTCCTCGGTCATGTCCCTGTACTTGATGCCATCACGCAAGAATTTGGTTGTATGCGTGAATAGCTCAAAGGGGCACAGGAAATCGTCTTCCACACCTTCATCATAAGAATAGTAAAAGGTCGGGTCCTGATCTTGGCACTGGAACATCTCGAAGGTGTTGTGGCTGATGCTGCTGCGCGGTGTCGCGGTCAGTCCAATCTGCAAGCTATCAAAATATTTGAAAATGTCTCCATATACATTATAGATACTTCGATGAGATTCATCCGCAATGATCAGGTCGAAAAAGCCTACGTCAAAAGTCTGATAGACCTTGAGCATTGCCGGATAGGTCGCCAGGTACACACGAAACTCTCGCTTTCTGTAGGTCGAACTCGTCACTTCAATAAGCGGGAAATCCGTCAGTTCCTGAAAGGCATTCTTGGCCTGTTTGCGTAGCTCCAAGCGATCGCAAAGAAACAGGATGCGCCTTGCCCAGCGGGCACTCGAAAGCGCCTCAGTCAAGGAAACTGCGATACGGGTTTTTCCTGTGCCAGTGCCAAGAACAAAAAGGCCTTTGCGCCTTTTATCTGTGAAAATACCCAGAGCATTGCGGATAGCGTCGAGCTGATACTTGCGACCGGCAATATCCCGATTCAATTCAACCGTGGAAAGGTCGGCCTTCACGTCCCTCTGTTTGACGAGATACTGCAAGCTATCCTTGGAATAGAAGCCGTATATTTTCCTTTCGGGATACCCCTGATTCTTGTGGTCGTCCCAAATGAAAATGTCGAAGCCATTGGTATAGAAGATGACCGGGCGTTGGCCGTATTCTTTTTCAAGCCCATCAGCGTAACACTCAGCTTGCTTCTTTCCAACCTTTGCGTCCCCGGATGTCTTTTTCGCTTCGATGACAGCCAAGGGCATGTCGTCATCGCCCCACAGGACATAGTCGGCGTACCCCTTGCCGGTCTTGGTTGGCTGGTCGGATATTTCCCACTCCAGAGAAACAGCATTAGAATCGTCCACGTTCCAGCCGACTTCAGCTAGCTGAAGGTCTATTAGTCGCTTCCGTGTCTCTTCTTCGCTAAACTTGAGTTCGGAGGAAGCAATTTGGGCTGATTTCTTGAGAGCCTCGACGGCCATCTTGGCTTCTTTGGCCTTCTTGCGCTCTTCCTCAAGCAGTTCCGAAATCCGCTGAAGTTCACTTTCCTTCGCCGCAAGGACAGTAGCCTGGTCTCTGCTAATTTTTGGTGGAAACGCGAACTGAGTGCAATCCGACACGTTACCCTGCCCGGCGGTCACATAAAGCCAACAACCAAGGTCGTAGGCTTCACGCAGGACGTGCTTAGCCTCTTCCACAGTGGCAGGCCTACCGTGGGCAGCGGCATTCCCAATCTTGCGGATAATATGAAATTTGTTCTGAACAGCCGAATCGACAAGCCGGGTAAAGACATCTGCTTTGAGAAGATCATACAAATTTTGCGACTCAGGCATTTCAAGGGCGACGACTTCGTAAATCCAGAGCACCATCTGTTCTGCATAGTTGCGAAGCTTCACCAGCGCACTTGGCGGATCATCATAGAGATATTGTTCAGCGAAGGCCCCAAGATCAGCAAGATGAGACCATTTTGCTCTTAGCATCTCAAAATTTTGTGATTCCATGTTCAAGCTCATACGCTCACTAAGGCAAGAGGCGTGCCATCACTACTCCACACCATATTTTTTGAGCCAATTCGTTAAGGTTTGATAATTGGATATGCCTAAAATTTTAGCAGCTTGCGTCTTATTTCCATGAGCATCATCAAGGGCACGGTTCAGATAATGCTGTGCAACAATGCCCATGAGTTCCTGTAAGTCGAAATCGTCTTCCATGGGCCTGTTAAGAATATCCGGGGCCTTGGTCGAAAGCGCAGGAATCAAGGCTTCCCGCACATCTTCGCTTCGTATTGTGTCCTCATCAGTCCAGATCGTAGCACGTCGAAGCGTGTTCAACAGTTCCCGAACATTTCCAGGCCAGGAGTGTTGGAGCAGAAGATTTTTTGCGGAGACAGTAATTTTTTTATGCCGAAACCCAGGCTCATCCATGCTCTCCTCGTTAACCTGCTCAATAAGCCTTTCGATGAGGAGACTGAGATCGCCCGGTCGTTCTTTGAGAGAGGGCAGCCTGAAAACAGCAACAGCCAAGCGGTAGAACAAGTCGGAGCGAAAAGCACCGGTGACAGTTTCATCAATAAGATTCCGGTTTGTAGCGGCGATAATACGAACATCAATGTTTTTTGGCGTTGTCGTACCAAGCTTTGTGATTTCTCCCTCCTGAAGAGTTCTCAATAGCTTCACCTGTGCGGGCATTGGAAGCTCGCCGACTTCATCAAGAAACAAGGTCCCCCCCTCGGCGGCCTCGAAATAGCCGACTTTTGCTCTGTCGGCTCCCGTGAATGCACCTTTGGCGTGGCCAAATAATTCCGACTCAACAAGTTCAGACGGGATTGCGCCACAGTTCACCGCAACAAACGGCTTCTCCTTCCTCAGGCTGGCCTTGTGTATAGCCCGCGCCAATAACTCTTTTCCGGTGCCGGATTCTCCTTCAATAAGAACCGGAACTGATCGAGCAGCCACCTTCTTCGCCTTATGAATGACACGTTGCATGACTCGGCTTCGATGAATTATAGCATCAAATTCAGGGGCTTTTGGTGGAAGTGACGCTGTTTGCTCTTCTAATTTTTTGTCCGAAGCTTTGAGGAATTCCGGGATAAACTCCGCCGACAAGTCGAAAGGAATGGAGACGGTTTGGACTCCATGCCGATAGGAGGACTCAATAAGTTCCGCAGGGAATCGGGTTTTGGCGAGAATTATCCAGACTGCGGCCATGGCAGGGGTACCAGGACTCAGATGAAAGGTGAGTTCGGGAACAATCCTGTTTTTCTTGAGGACTGTTTCAAGTGTCTCGACTACAGCCTGATGAATTTCGCCGTAATTCGTTGGCGACGAGAGATGTTTGAAATGAATTGAGAGCGGGCTTTTGGTATGCCCGCCAAGCCAGTTTATGAAGAGCTTGGTTTCTTCATCCTGATAATCGCTTATAAGATGAATCTGGTCGAAAAGACGAGTTGACACAGCCTGTGCAATGGGGCCAAGGCCGATCGCGTCTGACTCGTTGACAGCTCTTAAATCCGTCTGGCCAACCCATGTAAAAAGTATTTTGCCCATGACGATCGCTACAATTTTTTTTATGACTCAACAATTATTTTTATCACCTACATAATAATTCTGCCAAACAACTCGGATAAATGGAATGATGTACTTTCAGACTTTTCAAACTGTACTCGAGAATCTGTCCGATTCACAAGCATCAACCTTAAAGCAATGCACATGTAAGATCGATTTCAGGCCGGCTGGTCTTGATGTGACGCACTCGTCTTGAAATCTTCAACTTTCTTATTTGAAGACTCTTTTACTCTGGATCCTCTTTCCGTTTAAGCTCTTTGTCCTAGCCTTAGTTCCTCACAAATTTCCTTTTCTTTTTCCAATACCTTATTGGCAGCGTCCAGTTTTGCTTCAAGAACGGCTTTCGTAGTCTCAAGTTCGGCCCGTTCCTTTTTTTCATTCTCAAGTGCTTTCCGTAACTTCTCTAATTCATCTACCATCTTCGCCTTGTCACGTTCCAACATCTCTCGTCTCTGTTCCTCGTTGCCGATATTAAGCCTTGCTGATTCCAAGCGTGCTTGAAAAACAGCTCTGTCTCTTTCAGCCTCTACGTGATCTTGCCGCGCTTTTTCATACTCTTGCCTAAGCTTTGCAACATCAATCGATAATTATGAATGTTCGTTAAGAGATAAATCAACTTTAAGTTGCATTTTCCCAAGATCTACTCGAACCGATTCTGCGTCCTTTTGCTCTCGCTT
This genomic interval from Deltaproteobacteria bacterium HGW-Deltaproteobacteria-18 contains the following:
- a CDS encoding N-6 DNA methylase produces the protein MTSPEKDIMSKLDNLWLDFHSGGITNPITVIEQISYLIFARLLDITETRHEVIAKRTGKALKEEERIFKKDQQHLRWSDFNDKTGAQLLPLLRDEIFKHFEQVDGYGSFMKGAQLMIQKPELVELAVNAVNKMPLVGGGDTKGNLYEHLLSKLNQAGIAGQFRTPRHIIHTIVKLIDPKPDEKVCDPACGTAGFLVETLHHMMETYTSDEGIFESEETGKIYSLDKLRTEQKDHINNGFLTGFDFDATMLRVSAMNMILHGVKVPHIHYQDTLASSFSDNFPEKSVNAFNVILANPPFKGAIDFDRVHPSLVKKVKTKKTELLFVLLILRMLKMGGRAAVIVPDGVLFGSSQAHLALRMALVEENQLEAVISLPAGVFKPYAGVSTGILIFSKGGDTRDVFFYDVQNDGYSLDDKRTKITANDLPQLLERWENRDSIKDTDRSSKAFFIPKNDIVNSKYDLSITRYKEDKYEEQGYDEPKVIIEKMEALETDILSDLKVLKGMINE
- a CDS encoding restriction endonuclease subunit R, giving the protein MESQNFEMLRAKWSHLADLGAFAEQYLYDDPPSALVKLRNYAEQMVLWIYEVVALEMPESQNLYDLLKADVFTRLVDSAVQNKFHIIRKIGNAAAHGRPATVEEAKHVLREAYDLGCWLYVTAGQGNVSDCTQFAFPPKISRDQATVLAAKESELQRISELLEEERKKAKEAKMAVEALKKSAQIASSELKFSEEETRKRLIDLQLAEVGWNVDDSNAVSLEWEISDQPTKTGKGYADYVLWGDDDMPLAVIEAKKTSGDAKVGKKQAECYADGLEKEYGQRPVIFYTNGFDIFIWDDHKNQGYPERKIYGFYSKDSLQYLVKQRDVKADLSTVELNRDIAGRKYQLDAIRNALGIFTDKRRKGLFVLGTGTGKTRIAVSLTEALSSARWARRILFLCDRLELRKQAKNAFQELTDFPLIEVTSSTYRKREFRVYLATYPAMLKVYQTFDVGFFDLIIADESHRSIYNVYGDIFKYFDSLQIGLTATPRSSISHNTFEMFQCQDQDPTFYYSYDEGVEDDFLCPFELFTHTTKFLRDGIKYRDMTEEQRKELEESGYDSEFFDFEQQQIDKQIYNKDTNRKIIKNLMEYGLRDATEQLPGKSIIFARNHRHAMLIVELFDEMYPQLGGKFCQVIDNYDPRAEQLIDDFKDPDHDLTIAVSVDMLDTGIDVPEVVNLVFAKPLKSYVKFWQMIGRGTRLCKDLYGPGKDKSIFRIFDHWGNFDYFEENATEAEPGTKKSLMQLLFEARIKLAETALQKGELEIFGKVVRLIQKDIIDLPETSINVRDKWRQKRSVEPIEVLERFSPDTAQLLKAEIAPLMQWVNIRGRAEAKAFDMRIALTQNELLVQGSRLEDLKNEIQDQVSLLPMHLNQVRQKAETIKNILKQDFWDSVSFDGLEEVRSELRGIMKYKERGGTQPPLIPVIDVKDGDIQFQRRKTTLTAMDMEAYRRRLHAVLEPLFTENVTLKKIRTGESVSEGEMKSVLSMAVAQVPNVEYDDLLEFYPEAAPLDVILRSIVGMEIEVVKEKFAHFQSKYWLDPMQSHFLTTLQRIISKNGAIKVAQLYDAPFTDLHANGLDGVFHDNDEQIDAIIDIVTTFDPETYKRTEL
- a CDS encoding AAA family ATPase, which encodes MGKILFTWVGQTDLRAVNESDAIGLGPIAQAVSTRLFDQIHLISDYQDEETKLFINWLGGHTKSPLSIHFKHLSSPTNYGEIHQAVVETLETVLKKNRIVPELTFHLSPGTPAMAAVWIILAKTRFPAELIESSYRHGVQTVSIPFDLSAEFIPEFLKASDKKLEEQTASLPPKAPEFDAIIHRSRVMQRVIHKAKKVAARSVPVLIEGESGTGKELLARAIHKASLRKEKPFVAVNCGAIPSELVESELFGHAKGAFTGADRAKVGYFEAAEGGTLFLDEVGELPMPAQVKLLRTLQEGEITKLGTTTPKNIDVRIIAATNRNLIDETVTGAFRSDLFYRLAVAVFRLPSLKERPGDLSLLIERLIEQVNEESMDEPGFRHKKITVSAKNLLLQHSWPGNVRELLNTLRRATIWTDEDTIRSEDVREALIPALSTKAPDILNRPMEDDFDLQELMGIVAQHYLNRALDDAHGNKTQAAKILGISNYQTLTNWLKKYGVE
- a CDS encoding restriction endonuclease; translation: MNNVSLGDYMVSRGGSVDPKKFSDEAFELFSIPAYDQYSPEILFGSEIGSSKKVVQENDVLLSRIVPHIRRVWIVGPANSTRQIASSEWIIFRGKDFFPQYLRHVLLSDVFHHSFMQTVAGIGGSLLRARPQSVAEIKIPLPPLPEQKRIAAILDQVDTIRRKRQDAIALADTFLRSVFLKMFGDPVTNSMGWDEVLLKNVASIGSGVTKGKKYKELKLVEVPYMRVANVQDGWIDTSDMKSISVSPTDVARFSIKKGDLLLTEGGDPDKLGRGAVWDGSISPCIHQNHIFKVRFDTSFVLPEYASFLIGSIRGKRYFLCAAKQTTGIATINKTQLSNFKMLVPDMKLQQQFSDTVLRAKVTWKKLEQLADVSNNIFSSLQQRAFRGDL